The following are from one region of the Patescibacteria group bacterium genome:
- a CDS encoding LemA family protein has product MWIAGVVAAVLLVVLWFWGGFNGLVSGQEGMKNKWADVQTQYQRRVDLVPNLVNTVKGASEFEQSTITAVVEARSAWAKAQSGSVNDQVKAAGGFDSALSRLLVTVEAYPQLKATEAYRDLMTQLEGTENRVAVARRDFNEAVRIYNLTVRSFPSNIVASLFKFELGESFKAAEGAENAPKVDFTVQ; this is encoded by the coding sequence ATGTGGATTGCAGGCGTTGTCGCCGCAGTACTTCTTGTAGTGCTCTGGTTCTGGGGCGGGTTTAATGGCCTTGTATCCGGACAAGAAGGCATGAAGAACAAATGGGCCGATGTGCAAACCCAGTACCAACGCCGCGTTGACCTTGTGCCAAACCTTGTGAATACCGTCAAGGGTGCTTCTGAATTTGAACAAAGCACTATTACTGCCGTAGTGGAAGCTCGCAGCGCATGGGCAAAGGCGCAGAGCGGAAGTGTTAATGATCAAGTAAAAGCTGCCGGAGGATTCGACTCCGCACTTTCACGTTTACTGGTAACGGTGGAAGCTTATCCGCAACTGAAAGCTACAGAAGCCTATCGCGACCTCATGACACAGTTAGAAGGAACGGAAAATCGTGTAGCAGTTGCTCGCCGAGATTTTAACGAAGCAGTGCGAATATATAATCTTACTGTACGAAGCTTTCCGTCGAATATCGTAGCATCTCTTTTCAAATTTGAACTTGGTGAATCATTCAAAGCCGCTGAAGGCGCAGAGAATGCTCCAAAGGTTGATTTTACAGTGCAGTAA
- the xseB gene encoding exodeoxyribonuclease VII small subunit, whose amino-acid sequence MIKKQSSQTLQQLFDELEAIVAQFEKGGIDLDKSLELFERGLELATLCKSRLKEVENKVIDIKKKFSLTTHNEDES is encoded by the coding sequence ATGATAAAAAAACAATCATCACAGACATTGCAGCAGCTTTTTGACGAGCTTGAGGCAATTGTTGCACAGTTTGAAAAAGGCGGCATTGATTTGGATAAAAGCTTAGAGCTTTTTGAACGAGGCTTGGAGCTCGCAACCCTTTGCAAGTCGCGTTTGAAAGAAGTGGAAAATAAAGTCATTGATATCAAAAAGAAATTTTCTCTTACTACTCATAACGAAGATGAATCTTAA
- a CDS encoding TPM domain-containing protein: MRYCAIILAVAWSFLAPLAHAYTSPGTPQGSVSDFANLLSSQAQQNLEQQLVTFAKEKNHEIAVVTIQSLGSDAIEDYANTLFREWGIGKKEYNNGVLFLIAADDRKMRIEVGYGLEGALTDLESKHIQDDIVRPLFRQGNYEEGIQKGAEGIMQAIEGEVLPSPSSRKTSSWFGIIQRYGGEVLFILIFFLSWIASILGRTKSWWLGGVIGGVAGGITALLTSAWLWLPAVVVFGLLFDYAVSKNFQSHHGNHPAWWAGGTWGGWDRWGGGGGFGGFGGGSSGGGGSSSSW, encoded by the coding sequence ATGAGATACTGTGCCATTATACTTGCAGTAGCATGGAGTTTTCTTGCGCCGCTAGCCCATGCATACACGTCACCCGGTACACCGCAGGGTAGTGTATCTGATTTTGCAAACCTTCTTTCATCGCAAGCTCAACAGAATCTTGAGCAACAGCTCGTAACTTTTGCTAAAGAAAAAAATCATGAAATAGCGGTTGTTACTATTCAGTCACTTGGCAGTGATGCAATTGAAGACTATGCGAATACGCTTTTTCGCGAATGGGGAATAGGAAAGAAAGAATATAATAACGGTGTTTTATTTTTGATTGCTGCCGATGACAGAAAAATGCGTATAGAGGTTGGTTATGGACTTGAAGGCGCTCTGACAGATCTTGAATCAAAGCATATTCAAGATGATATCGTCCGTCCACTGTTTCGACAAGGCAATTATGAAGAAGGGATTCAAAAAGGAGCGGAGGGCATCATGCAGGCGATAGAGGGAGAGGTTTTGCCGTCGCCATCATCGCGAAAAACTTCATCATGGTTTGGCATTATTCAGAGATACGGCGGAGAGGTACTCTTTATCCTTATTTTTTTTCTATCGTGGATCGCGAGTATTTTGGGACGCACCAAATCGTGGTGGCTTGGAGGCGTAATCGGAGGTGTAGCGGGAGGAATCACGGCATTACTTACGAGCGCATGGTTATGGTTGCCGGCTGTAGTTGTTTTTGGCCTATTGTTTGATTATGCAGTTTCAAAAAATTTCCAAAGTCATCATGGGAACCATCCTGCGTGGTGGGCGGGAGGCACCTGGGGAGGCTGGGATCGATGGGGCGGCGGCGGTGGCTTCGGCGGATTTGGTGGCGGTTCATCGGGAGGAGGAGGGTCGAGTAGCAGTTGGTAA